A genomic window from Spiroplasma endosymbiont of Labia minor includes:
- the lon gene encoding endopeptidase La, whose protein sequence is MSEKMKLPVLVTRGSFIYPTFTQVLEIGRDKSTLAVRAALKDNNGQILVVSQIKPLEDEPNLEDIYKFGVLANVSIKREWKDGTITVEIKATERATVENISLDKFYTAETKLIKATKNTENLDKIVNTLKVMISNQGDLPSEVGDMINDKIGTPDEIVDTVAHFMPYMPVEKKQQLLEETNPVKRLDMISDYLDEKKQSADIESTISKKIKNRVDEQQREYYLREKLKAIKEELGEIDGDTNEMKKYRTRLENEPFPANVKERVLQEIDHYEGLPASSSEANIIRTYIDWMMQIPWWESSDDKTDLKFSQEILDKYHYGLKKVKERIIEYLAVKQRTNSVKGQIITLVGPPGVGKTSLAKSIAEAMGRNFVKVSLGGVKDESEIRGHRKTYIGAMPGRIIQGMKRAKTKNPVFLLDEIDKMASDYRGDPSSAMLEVLDPEQNNAFSDHYIEESYDLSDVVFIATANYPENIPEALYDRMEIIELSSYTEIEKLKIAKDYLIKKVLEANAVSPEEVKFTDDGLSEIIKFYTREAGVRQLERMIASITRKFVVKLLNNEITTLEVTPEVVNAYLGKRIFDFTSKERKPQVGVVTGLAYTQFGGDILPIEVNHFPGKGQLILTGKLGDVMKESASTAFDYIKSNYKQFGIPKEVFEENDIHVHVPEGAVPKDGPSAGVTLTTAIISTLTNKPVSQDIGMTGEITLRGVILPIGGLREKSISAHRSGLKKILVPIKNLKDLDDIPEEVKSELEIKGMERYEQVFEEVFGEKPSEPIRELPLSSKKNIESSITSAN, encoded by the coding sequence ATGAGTGAAAAAATGAAATTACCAGTTTTGGTAACCCGTGGATCTTTTATTTATCCAACATTTACACAAGTTTTGGAAATAGGGAGAGATAAATCTACTTTAGCAGTTAGAGCAGCTTTAAAAGATAATAATGGTCAAATTCTTGTTGTATCACAAATTAAACCATTAGAAGATGAACCAAACTTAGAAGATATTTATAAATTTGGTGTTTTAGCTAATGTTTCTATTAAACGTGAATGAAAAGATGGCACTATAACTGTTGAAATTAAAGCAACAGAAAGAGCAACTGTTGAAAACATCAGTTTAGACAAATTTTATACAGCTGAAACTAAATTAATTAAAGCAACTAAAAATACAGAAAATTTAGATAAAATTGTTAATACTTTAAAAGTGATGATTAGTAATCAAGGTGATTTACCAAGTGAAGTTGGTGATATGATTAATGATAAAATTGGTACACCAGATGAAATCGTTGATACTGTAGCTCATTTCATGCCATATATGCCTGTAGAAAAAAAACAACAATTATTGGAAGAAACAAATCCAGTAAAACGTTTAGATATGATTTCAGACTATTTGGATGAGAAAAAACAATCAGCAGACATAGAATCAACAATCTCAAAAAAAATAAAAAATAGAGTTGATGAACAACAACGAGAATATTATTTAAGAGAAAAATTGAAAGCCATTAAAGAAGAACTAGGCGAAATAGATGGTGATACAAACGAAATGAAGAAATATCGCACTCGCTTGGAAAATGAACCATTCCCAGCTAATGTTAAGGAAAGAGTTTTACAAGAAATAGATCATTACGAAGGATTACCAGCTTCATCATCAGAGGCAAATATAATTAGAACCTATATTGATTGAATGATGCAAATTCCATGATGAGAATCATCAGATGATAAAACAGATTTAAAATTCTCACAAGAAATTCTAGATAAATATCATTATGGATTAAAAAAAGTTAAAGAAAGAATTATTGAGTATCTTGCAGTAAAACAAAGGACAAATTCCGTTAAAGGACAAATTATTACGTTAGTAGGTCCTCCGGGTGTTGGAAAGACTTCACTTGCAAAATCCATTGCAGAAGCAATGGGAAGAAATTTTGTTAAAGTTTCATTAGGTGGAGTTAAAGATGAATCAGAAATTCGTGGTCATCGTAAAACATATATCGGTGCAATGCCAGGAAGAATTATTCAAGGTATGAAACGTGCAAAAACGAAAAATCCAGTATTTTTACTAGATGAAATAGATAAAATGGCTTCAGATTATAGAGGGGATCCATCTTCTGCAATGCTTGAGGTTTTAGACCCAGAACAAAATAACGCTTTTTCAGATCATTATATTGAAGAAAGTTATGATTTGTCAGATGTAGTATTTATTGCAACAGCAAATTATCCAGAAAATATTCCAGAAGCATTATACGATCGTATGGAAATAATAGAATTATCATCATATACTGAAATTGAAAAATTAAAAATAGCAAAAGATTATCTGATTAAAAAAGTTTTGGAAGCAAATGCTGTTTCACCAGAAGAAGTTAAATTTACAGATGATGGCTTATCAGAAATAATTAAATTTTATACAAGAGAAGCTGGTGTTCGTCAATTAGAACGCATGATAGCATCTATTACTAGAAAATTTGTAGTTAAATTATTGAATAATGAAATTACAACATTAGAAGTAACACCTGAAGTTGTTAATGCATATTTAGGAAAAAGAATCTTTGATTTCACAAGTAAAGAACGCAAACCTCAAGTAGGTGTTGTAACAGGACTTGCATATACACAATTTGGTGGAGATATTTTGCCAATAGAAGTAAATCACTTTCCAGGTAAAGGTCAATTAATTTTGACAGGTAAATTAGGTGATGTTATGAAAGAATCAGCATCAACAGCATTTGATTATATAAAATCAAATTATAAACAATTTGGCATTCCAAAAGAAGTCTTTGAAGAAAATGATATACACGTTCACGTGCCAGAGGGTGCAGTGCCAAAAGATGGTCCATCAGCAGGGGTCACATTAACTACTGCAATTATTTCTACATTGACAAATAAACCAGTATCACAAGATATAGGAATGACTGGAGAAATTACATTGCGTGGTGTTATTTTACCAATTGGTGGATTAAGAGAAAAATCAATTTCAGCACATCGTTCTGGATTGAAAAAAATTTTAGTCCCAATTAAAAATTTAAAAGATTTAGACGATATTCCAGAAGAAGTTAAATCAGAATTAGAAATTAAAGGTATGGAAAGATATGAACAAGTTTTTGAAGAAGTTTTTGGTGAAAAACCTTCAGAACCAATTCGTGAATTACCATTATCAAGTAAAAAAAATATAGAATCATCAATTACAAGCGCAAATTAA
- the tig gene encoding trigger factor — translation MKFKEEKLVKLGQGKWIVSIVGEEWTKFYNRGKAQAISNLEIKGFRKGKVPKELQEKSLSSTKILTNAYAAAVESAWNFAKEQKHGIEPWSSPASMPKKLSESEMEVEFVFDLRPEIKIGNYKDITGPKKEKLTASAQEINDEIKQYQKRFAMEKTKDDKDALIEKGNVVVFDFEGFKDDKPFNGGKGENYLLEIGSNQFIPGFEDGMIGMKLGKNKLNISFPEDYQVKELAGMPTVFKLDIKEIKERTLPELDDTLMKDLNIKSVSTVADLKKYVKKLIEDKKSTELKNIFVNQVIDEIIKNSTIEIPKGAIDRETANMRQDFENQVIAQKLTIKDYKKKTGLTDEDINKEIFGDAKRRLESYLITDEVRKQEKLEATDDEIKTKYDELSKQFGMDVEQITELLPHEKIAQEIISNKIINFLYENNG, via the coding sequence ATGAAATTTAAGGAAGAAAAACTTGTAAAATTGGGTCAAGGTAAATGAATAGTATCCATAGTTGGTGAGGAATGAACTAAATTTTATAATAGAGGCAAAGCACAAGCTATATCTAATTTAGAGATAAAAGGTTTTAGAAAAGGCAAAGTACCAAAAGAATTGCAAGAAAAATCATTGAGTTCTACAAAAATATTGACTAATGCATATGCAGCAGCAGTTGAAAGTGCATGAAATTTTGCAAAAGAACAGAAACACGGAATTGAACCTTGATCATCTCCAGCTTCAATGCCAAAAAAATTATCAGAAAGTGAAATGGAAGTTGAATTTGTATTTGATTTGCGCCCTGAAATCAAAATTGGTAATTATAAAGATATAACAGGTCCCAAAAAAGAAAAATTAACAGCATCTGCGCAAGAAATAAATGATGAAATTAAACAATATCAAAAACGTTTTGCAATGGAAAAAACAAAAGATGATAAGGATGCATTAATTGAAAAAGGTAATGTAGTAGTATTTGATTTTGAAGGATTTAAAGATGATAAACCTTTTAATGGTGGTAAAGGTGAAAATTATTTATTAGAAATAGGTTCAAATCAATTCATACCTGGTTTTGAAGATGGAATGATTGGTATGAAATTAGGAAAAAATAAATTAAATATATCATTTCCTGAGGATTATCAAGTTAAAGAATTGGCTGGAATGCCTACTGTTTTTAAATTGGATATTAAAGAAATTAAAGAACGTACACTTCCAGAATTAGATGATACTTTGATGAAAGATTTAAACATTAAATCGGTTTCAACAGTAGCTGATCTTAAAAAATATGTGAAAAAATTAATTGAAGACAAAAAAAGTACAGAATTAAAAAATATTTTTGTTAATCAAGTAATAGATGAAATAATCAAAAATTCTACAATTGAAATACCAAAAGGGGCAATTGACAGAGAAACTGCCAATATGAGACAGGATTTTGAAAACCAAGTAATTGCACAAAAATTAACAATAAAAGATTATAAGAAAAAAACTGGTTTGACAGATGAAGATATCAATAAAGAAATATTTGGTGATGCAAAACGCCGCTTAGAATCATATTTAATTACAGATGAAGTTCGTAAGCAAGAAAAACTAGAAGCAACAGATGATGAAATAAAAACAAAATATGATGAATTATCTAAACAATTTGGTATGGATGTAGAACAAATTACTGAATTATTGCCACATGAAAAAATTGCACAAGAAATTATTTCAAACAAAATTATTAATTTTTTATATGAAAATAATGGCTAG
- a CDS encoding replication-associated recombination protein A, whose protein sequence is MQRLLSNVLRPKSICDIIGQKQILDDDNGIIKKMIKNNFASSLLFFGPPGTGKTTIALALAHDLNIEYAEFNAAIDKKEKLTKILTNAVDFDRYIIIVDEIHRMNKDKQNILLKYLELDNIFMFATTTENPFFTVNPAIRSRCTILELLPLKTQDIKELITKLTIKYHNELNVDLETINYLAEISNGDLRSAIKKIELLLNLYSNQKIDLNFMKKTFPFAMVSGTVNSDEFHDLKSALQKSVRGSDVNASLHYFSRLLVIGDYETLMRRMLIMAYEDIGMANPAIPARVVQATNAFRVIGMPEGIIPLGLAIVEMATSPKSNSAVLATERAYNDVMTGDVYKMPKYLQDNHYKSAVKINRGINYKYPHDFNGWVDQQYLPDEIKNVQYYKNKSNQYELKVKEIFEKFKQNAIEQNMKIK, encoded by the coding sequence ATGCAAAGATTATTGAGCAATGTTTTAAGACCAAAATCAATTTGTGATATAATAGGTCAAAAGCAAATTTTGGATGATGACAACGGTATTATCAAAAAAATGATAAAAAATAATTTTGCTTCATCGTTATTATTTTTTGGTCCTCCAGGAACAGGTAAAACAACAATTGCTTTGGCGTTAGCTCATGATTTAAATATAGAATATGCAGAATTTAATGCAGCAATTGATAAAAAAGAAAAATTAACAAAAATTTTAACTAATGCTGTTGATTTCGATCGTTATATAATTATTGTTGATGAAATTCACAGAATGAACAAAGATAAACAAAATATACTTTTAAAATATTTAGAATTAGATAATATATTTATGTTTGCAACCACAACGGAAAATCCTTTTTTTACTGTAAATCCTGCAATCAGATCTCGTTGCACTATTCTTGAACTTTTACCTTTAAAAACTCAAGATATTAAAGAACTAATTACTAAATTGACAATTAAATATCATAATGAATTAAATGTCGATTTAGAAACAATAAACTACTTAGCTGAAATTTCAAATGGTGATTTAAGAAGCGCGATTAAAAAAATAGAACTACTTCTAAATTTGTATTCAAACCAAAAAATAGATTTAAATTTTATGAAAAAAACATTTCCTTTTGCAATGGTTTCTGGAACAGTAAATTCTGACGAATTTCATGACCTTAAATCAGCATTGCAAAAATCTGTACGTGGTTCTGATGTCAATGCAAGTTTGCATTATTTTTCTAGATTACTCGTAATTGGAGATTATGAAACATTAATGCGAAGAATGCTAATAATGGCATATGAAGATATAGGCATGGCAAATCCAGCAATTCCTGCTAGAGTTGTTCAAGCTACAAACGCTTTTAGAGTAATTGGTATGCCAGAAGGAATAATTCCACTTGGTTTAGCAATAGTTGAAATGGCAACATCTCCTAAATCAAATTCAGCTGTACTCGCCACAGAAAGAGCATACAATGACGTAATGACTGGTGATGTTTATAAAATGCCAAAATATCTTCAAGATAATCATTATAAATCTGCAGTTAAAATTAATCGAGGAATAAATTACAAATACCCACATGATTTTAATGGTTGAGTAGATCAGCAATATTTACCAGATGAAATAAAAAATGTTCAATATTATAAAAATAAATCTAATCAATATGAATTAAAAGTAAAAGAGATTTTTGAAAAATTTAAGCAAAATGCTATAGAACAAAATATGAAAATAAAATAA
- a CDS encoding DJ-1 family glyoxalase III → MSKTKIAIFLATGFEEIEAISSIDVLRRAEFDVQIISVTDNLTVKGNHNIQVVADKLINEVDLSSFDGLVLPGGQPGVSNLMEVSLLRDALIKQAGENKLIAAICAAPQMLGMLGLADGKEVTHYPGAIEYLDKAIKKPQMAAVEDGKIITGSSPGGAIQFALQIVDHFTDTQNMLRIHELLVMNY, encoded by the coding sequence ATGAGTAAAACAAAAATTGCTATTTTCTTAGCAACAGGATTTGAAGAAATAGAGGCAATATCATCAATAGATGTTCTACGTAGAGCAGAATTTGATGTACAAATTATATCTGTGACTGATAATTTGACTGTTAAAGGAAATCATAATATTCAAGTTGTTGCCGATAAACTAATAAATGAAGTAGACTTAAGTAGTTTTGATGGCTTGGTTTTACCCGGAGGTCAACCTGGAGTGTCAAATTTAATGGAAGTTTCATTACTTCGTGATGCATTGATAAAACAAGCTGGTGAAAATAAATTAATAGCTGCAATATGTGCAGCTCCACAAATGCTTGGAATGCTAGGCTTGGCTGATGGTAAAGAAGTGACTCATTATCCTGGTGCAATTGAATATTTAGATAAAGCAATAAAAAAACCACAAATGGCAGCAGTTGAAGATGGTAAAATTATTACTGGTTCATCTCCTGGAGGAGCAATTCAATTTGCTTTACAAATTGTAGATCACTTTACAGATACACAAAATATGTTGAGAATTCATGAATTACTTGTTATGAATTATTAG